One window of Thermocoleostomius sinensis A174 genomic DNA carries:
- a CDS encoding histidine phosphatase family protein — protein MTLLKLLFIRHAQSVGNQQKRMQGQREFELTDEGRRQAEKLAQRLLAEAWRPSCVYSSPLKRTVQTTEILLAHFLAEPLPAMVSDLVDGEVDSPLEVLATNPSPAIAVEYADELKEFQNGIFAGLTWAEARERYPDLCHQLESSSDWIQIPGAESLQEARSRARQFVHRIIDRHADGEQLWIVTHSWILQHLIAELMGCDRSWRIHARNTAIFEFWVDRSRWQRTDQNRFNTDLWQIRRFNDYHHLL, from the coding sequence ATGACGCTGCTGAAGCTGCTCTTTATCCGTCATGCTCAATCGGTGGGCAATCAACAAAAGCGGATGCAGGGACAACGAGAATTTGAACTCACCGATGAAGGGCGACGACAAGCAGAAAAACTAGCCCAGCGGTTATTGGCAGAAGCATGGCGACCGTCCTGTGTGTATAGTAGCCCGTTGAAGCGCACAGTCCAAACAACAGAAATTTTGCTGGCTCATTTCTTAGCAGAGCCGTTACCAGCGATGGTCAGTGATTTAGTAGATGGTGAGGTGGATTCACCACTGGAGGTTTTGGCCACCAACCCGTCACCGGCGATCGCGGTGGAGTATGCTGATGAACTGAAGGAATTTCAGAACGGGATTTTTGCGGGATTGACCTGGGCAGAAGCTAGAGAGCGCTATCCCGATTTGTGTCATCAATTGGAAAGCTCGTCCGATTGGATTCAAATCCCTGGAGCCGAGTCTCTACAAGAAGCCCGATCGCGGGCCCGCCAATTTGTGCATCGTATTATCGATCGCCATGCTGACGGAGAGCAACTCTGGATTGTAACCCACAGTTGGATTCTGCAACACCTAATTGCTGAGCTAATGGGCTGTGATCGATCGTGGCGTATTCATGCCCGCAACACGGCGATTTTTGAATTTTGGGTGGATCGATCGCGCTGGCAACGTACTGATCAAAACCGCTTCAATACCGATCTCTGGCAAATTCGTCGCTTTAACGACTATCACCATTTGCTGTAA
- a CDS encoding RodZ family helix-turn-helix domain-containing protein yields MVDSMDDIARQARQGSVSAIIQVLNDKLADSGIRTRAVFEQGVLQLLCEAPTPEQLEQSVLVPRVRQILESIQPHRIRRVNINSRIVREQQLLWLDEINRDPDNQLLWSEEITLRRPNLFQRLTQGTKERKPIDPKASLPKNSPVRVAREKRLFWRGLVGGASLSLFLLLIGWTVANWLERQSNSSQSASVSSPDLSSEPAATLDPTIATAEVEPSVPAESPASAASEPASTDSPTNSPVAVDDDPFTKAVNLAQTAVEAGQTADTSAEWLTLAAQWQQASDLMALIPPDDARYDIAQSRIEVYRQNSREALQQAQSRP; encoded by the coding sequence ATGGTAGATTCGATGGATGATATTGCGAGGCAGGCACGTCAAGGCAGTGTCTCTGCAATTATTCAAGTTCTCAACGATAAGCTAGCTGACTCTGGAATTCGCACTAGAGCCGTGTTTGAGCAAGGGGTGCTGCAACTGCTATGCGAGGCGCCCACGCCAGAGCAACTTGAACAATCTGTGTTGGTTCCTCGGGTTCGCCAAATCCTAGAGTCCATTCAGCCTCACCGCATTCGTCGCGTTAATATCAACAGTCGTATTGTGCGAGAGCAGCAGCTTCTCTGGCTCGATGAAATTAATCGTGATCCCGATAATCAGTTGCTTTGGTCTGAAGAAATTACTTTAAGACGCCCCAACTTGTTTCAGCGTCTCACTCAAGGGACAAAAGAACGGAAGCCGATCGATCCCAAGGCTTCGTTGCCTAAAAATTCTCCGGTGCGTGTGGCTCGCGAAAAGCGATTGTTTTGGCGAGGTTTGGTGGGTGGAGCCAGCCTCAGCTTGTTTCTATTGTTAATAGGTTGGACAGTAGCCAATTGGCTAGAGCGACAATCTAACTCGTCTCAATCTGCCTCGGTTTCCTCTCCCGACCTGTCTTCTGAACCAGCCGCCACGCTTGATCCGACGATTGCGACAGCAGAGGTTGAACCCTCTGTCCCTGCTGAATCTCCTGCCTCGGCCGCATCAGAACCCGCCTCAACGGATTCACCCACGAATAGTCCTGTCGCAGTGGATGACGATCCATTTACAAAAGCGGTTAATTTAGCCCAAACGGCTGTGGAAGCTGGACAAACGGCCGACACTTCAGCAGAGTGGCTGACCTTGGCGGCTCAATGGCAACAAGCGTCTGATTTGATGGCGTTGATTCCTCCGGACGATGCTCGCTACGACATTGCCCAAAGCCGCATCGAGGTTTATCGTCAAAATAGTCGAGAGGCCCTTCAGCAAGCCCAAAGCCGTCCTTAA